A window of the Osmia lignaria lignaria isolate PbOS001 chromosome 2, iyOsmLign1, whole genome shotgun sequence genome harbors these coding sequences:
- the LOC117608609 gene encoding uncharacterized protein LOC117608609 isoform X5: protein MMTTMARLPCKQTSPSQQPRFNNFGNSRNPYWEMQTRHPAPPYVRNHHRHTDHTGKRKSAVELLQETKALYVKSETVLDRKQELKNSGHLQVSQLNAASAPPRLLRKCGNTSTCSLQPTSPSPSPSQFPPSSLTPPCCWASCHEQDKHGILSPQQTLPPALPPKSPRLIPVPQRRTISGPPSSTGGDQLQTKLRRLLNTDSKENVFFPDSSPTQTVVQSNGVTQEEKFRYSPGSLSPNFRDEDRGKHCLQQDARFKFGRSNSHSHTSGRAARKSTSSQSVENTVCHKSLPDLHTSTRRRASLSPRASTNSSKPPGHHQTASNCPDCETSSDYSEHSFKRDAVCYRSSRHIRRSFGSGGGDASSVLSSGGRTQKSSGSSKLSHGATARDSGGSSGHCTHRSEPPPVIQDCWSHIRRDSGASTQHSTEKDRSRRGSYANGTPPSVVRHYSPDSESSNSQTDYSPTCNSRFSDGWKEGRGRPILRSKSDISDRYWRQDNGRSNKVPARPPRSITQLESFFDCLGLDSDNFQRITEPDSKTSSPVFFDSVSSVDSALGLYSWAGNNQTNQGSQWQNNDCSVGMGNDDCNQRASDPPSIVERNARIIKWLCQCRKVQFGYS from the exons atGATGACTACCATGGCCAGGTTGCCTTGCAAGCAAACTTCGCCTTCGCAGCAACCGCGGTTCAATAATTTTGGAAACAGCCGAAATCCCTACTGGGAGATGCAAACTAGGCATCCTGCGCCTCCTTACGTCAGGAATCATCATCGGCACACAGATCACACAG GGAAGCGGAAGAGCGCGGTGGAGCTACTTCAGGAAACGAAGGCCTTGTACGTGAAGAGCGAGACTGTACTGGACCGGAAGCAGGAGCTGAAGAACAGCGGTCATCTTCAGGTGTCGCAATTGAATGCAGCCAGTGCGCCACCCAGACTGCTGAGAAAATGCGGTAACACCTCGACCTGTTCCTTGCAACCGacgtcgccgtcgccgtcgccgtcgcaGTTCCCACCTTCTTCGTTGACACCTCCTTGTTGCTGGGCATCCTGCCACGAACAGGATAAAC ACGGGATACTGAGTCCTCAACAAACACTGCCACCCGCGCTGCCACCCAAGAGTCCACGCCTGATTCCAGTTCCGCAGAGGCGTACGATTTCAGGGCCGCCGAGCAGCACCGGTGGAGATCAGCTCCAGACGAAATTACGTCGATTATTAAACACCGACAGCAAAGAGAACGTATTCTTCCCAGACAGCAGCCCGACCCAGACTGTCGTGCAGTCGAACGGTGTTActcaagaagaaaaatttcgCTATTCTCCTGGAAGCTTGTCGCCAAATTTCCGCGACGAAGATCGTGGAAAG CATTGTTTGCAGCAGGATGCCCGGTTCAAGTTCGGCCGTAGCAACTCGCATTCGCACACCTCTGGAAGGGCTGCGAGAAAGTCGACCAGTTCGCAATCGGTGGAGAACACAGTCTGTCACAAATCTTTGCCCGACCTGCATACAAGCACGCGACGAAGAGCATCTCTTTCGCCACGCGCATCGACCAATTCGTCCAAACCACCAGGACATCATCAAACCGCGAGCAATTGCCCGGATTGCGAAACTAGTTCCGATTATTCTGAGCACAGTTTTAAACGGGACGCGGTTTGCTATCGCAG CTCCAGACACATTAGACGTTCCTTCGGTTCAGGTGGTGGCGATGCCAGCAGCGTATTATCCTCGGGTGGTCGAACACAAAAATCATCAGGTTCCAGCAAATTGAGCCATGGAGCAACAGCGAGAGATTCAGGTGGTTCGTCGGGGCATTGTACGCATCGTAGCGAACCTCCTCCAGTGATACAG GACTGTTGGAGTCATATACGCCGTGACAGTGGTGCATCTACCCAACACTCGACGGAAAAGGATCGTTCAAGAAGAGGTAGCTACGCTAACGGTACACCACCATCCGTTGTAAGACACTACAGTCCTGACTCGGAGAGCAGCAACAGTCAAACGGATTATAGTCCGACGTGTAACTCAAG GTTTTCCGATGGTTGGAAAGAAGGTCGTGGTCGACCAATATTGAGATCGAAATCAGACATTAGTGATCGCTATTGGCGTCAAGATAATGGTCGATCTAACAAAGTACCTGCCCGACCTCCTCGGTCAATTACTCAGCTCGAGAGCTTCTTCGATTGTTTGGGCCTCGATTCGGATAATTTTCAACGTATCACGGAGCCAGATTCGAAGACGTCGTCTCCTGTATTTTTTGATAGCGTTAGCTCGGTTGATTCAGCCCTTGGTCTTTACTCTTGGGCTGGGAACAATCAAACAAATCAGGGTAGTCAATGGCAAAACAATGATTGTAGCGTTGGCATGGGCAACGACGATTGCAACCAAAGGGCCAGCGATCCTCCAAGCATCGTCGAGCGGAATGCTCGAATAATCAAGTGGCTTTGTCAGTGTCGGAAAGTACAGTTTGGATACAGTTAA
- the LOC117608609 gene encoding uncharacterized protein LOC117608609 isoform X3: MMTTMARLPCKQTSPSQQPRFNNFGNSRNPYWEMQTRHPAPPYVRNHHRHTDHTGKRKSAVELLQETKALYVKSETVLDRKQELKNSGHLQVSQLNAASAPPRLLRKCGNTSTCSLQPTSPSPSPSQFPPSSLTPPCCWASCHEQDKPDGILSPQQTLPPALPPKSPRLIPVPQRRTISGPPSSTGGDQLQTKLRRLLNTDSKENVFFPDSSPTQTVVQSNGVTQEEKFRYSPGSLSPNFRDEDRGKHCLQQDARFKFGRSNSHSHTSGRAARKSTSSQSVENTVCHKSLPDLHTSTRRRASLSPRASTNSSKPPGHHQTASNCPDCETSSDYSEHSFKRDAVCYRSSRHIRRSFGSGGGDASSVLSSGGRTQKSSGSSKLSHGATARDSGGSSGHCTHRSEPPPVIQDCWSHIRRDSGASTQHSTEKDRSRRGSYANGTPPSVVRHYSPDSESSNSQTDYSPTCNSRFSDGWKEGRGRPILRSKSDISDRYWRQDNGRSNKVPARPPRSITQLESFFDCLGLDSDNFQRITEPDSKTSSPVFFDSVSSVDSALGLYSWAGNNQTNQGSQWQNNDCSVGMGNDDCNQRASDPPSIVERNARIIKWLCQCRKVQFGYS; encoded by the exons atGATGACTACCATGGCCAGGTTGCCTTGCAAGCAAACTTCGCCTTCGCAGCAACCGCGGTTCAATAATTTTGGAAACAGCCGAAATCCCTACTGGGAGATGCAAACTAGGCATCCTGCGCCTCCTTACGTCAGGAATCATCATCGGCACACAGATCACACAG GGAAGCGGAAGAGCGCGGTGGAGCTACTTCAGGAAACGAAGGCCTTGTACGTGAAGAGCGAGACTGTACTGGACCGGAAGCAGGAGCTGAAGAACAGCGGTCATCTTCAGGTGTCGCAATTGAATGCAGCCAGTGCGCCACCCAGACTGCTGAGAAAATGCGGTAACACCTCGACCTGTTCCTTGCAACCGacgtcgccgtcgccgtcgccgtcgcaGTTCCCACCTTCTTCGTTGACACCTCCTTGTTGCTGGGCATCCTGCCACGAACAGGATAAAC CAGACGGGATACTGAGTCCTCAACAAACACTGCCACCCGCGCTGCCACCCAAGAGTCCACGCCTGATTCCAGTTCCGCAGAGGCGTACGATTTCAGGGCCGCCGAGCAGCACCGGTGGAGATCAGCTCCAGACGAAATTACGTCGATTATTAAACACCGACAGCAAAGAGAACGTATTCTTCCCAGACAGCAGCCCGACCCAGACTGTCGTGCAGTCGAACGGTGTTActcaagaagaaaaatttcgCTATTCTCCTGGAAGCTTGTCGCCAAATTTCCGCGACGAAGATCGTGGAAAG CATTGTTTGCAGCAGGATGCCCGGTTCAAGTTCGGCCGTAGCAACTCGCATTCGCACACCTCTGGAAGGGCTGCGAGAAAGTCGACCAGTTCGCAATCGGTGGAGAACACAGTCTGTCACAAATCTTTGCCCGACCTGCATACAAGCACGCGACGAAGAGCATCTCTTTCGCCACGCGCATCGACCAATTCGTCCAAACCACCAGGACATCATCAAACCGCGAGCAATTGCCCGGATTGCGAAACTAGTTCCGATTATTCTGAGCACAGTTTTAAACGGGACGCGGTTTGCTATCGCAG CTCCAGACACATTAGACGTTCCTTCGGTTCAGGTGGTGGCGATGCCAGCAGCGTATTATCCTCGGGTGGTCGAACACAAAAATCATCAGGTTCCAGCAAATTGAGCCATGGAGCAACAGCGAGAGATTCAGGTGGTTCGTCGGGGCATTGTACGCATCGTAGCGAACCTCCTCCAGTGATACAG GACTGTTGGAGTCATATACGCCGTGACAGTGGTGCATCTACCCAACACTCGACGGAAAAGGATCGTTCAAGAAGAGGTAGCTACGCTAACGGTACACCACCATCCGTTGTAAGACACTACAGTCCTGACTCGGAGAGCAGCAACAGTCAAACGGATTATAGTCCGACGTGTAACTCAAG GTTTTCCGATGGTTGGAAAGAAGGTCGTGGTCGACCAATATTGAGATCGAAATCAGACATTAGTGATCGCTATTGGCGTCAAGATAATGGTCGATCTAACAAAGTACCTGCCCGACCTCCTCGGTCAATTACTCAGCTCGAGAGCTTCTTCGATTGTTTGGGCCTCGATTCGGATAATTTTCAACGTATCACGGAGCCAGATTCGAAGACGTCGTCTCCTGTATTTTTTGATAGCGTTAGCTCGGTTGATTCAGCCCTTGGTCTTTACTCTTGGGCTGGGAACAATCAAACAAATCAGGGTAGTCAATGGCAAAACAATGATTGTAGCGTTGGCATGGGCAACGACGATTGCAACCAAAGGGCCAGCGATCCTCCAAGCATCGTCGAGCGGAATGCTCGAATAATCAAGTGGCTTTGTCAGTGTCGGAAAGTACAGTTTGGATACAGTTAA
- the LOC117608609 gene encoding uncharacterized protein LOC117608609 isoform X2, whose product MMTTMARLPCKQTSPSQQPRFNNFGNSRNPYWEMQTRHPAPPYVRNHHRHTDHTGKRKSAVELLQETKALYVKSETVLDRKQELKNSGHLQVSQLNAASAPPRLLRKCGNTSTCSLQPTSPSPSPSQFPPSSLTPPCCWASCHEQDKHGILSPQQTLPPALPPKSPRLIPVPQRRTISGPPSSTGGDQLQTKLRRLLNTDSKENVFFPDSSPTQTVVQSNGVTQEEKFRYSPGSLSPNFRDEDRGKHCLQQDARFKFGRSNSHSHTSGRAARKSTSSQSVENTVCHKSLPDLHTSTRRRASLSPRASTNSSKPPGHHQTASNCPDCETSSDYSEHSFKRDAVCYRRCFNHHNISRHIRRSFGSGGGDASSVLSSGGRTQKSSGSSKLSHGATARDSGGSSGHCTHRSEPPPVIQDCWSHIRRDSGASTQHSTEKDRSRRGSYANGTPPSVVRHYSPDSESSNSQTDYSPTCNSRFSDGWKEGRGRPILRSKSDISDRYWRQDNGRSNKVPARPPRSITQLESFFDCLGLDSDNFQRITEPDSKTSSPVFFDSVSSVDSALGLYSWAGNNQTNQGSQWQNNDCSVGMGNDDCNQRASDPPSIVERNARIIKWLCQCRKVQFGYS is encoded by the exons atGATGACTACCATGGCCAGGTTGCCTTGCAAGCAAACTTCGCCTTCGCAGCAACCGCGGTTCAATAATTTTGGAAACAGCCGAAATCCCTACTGGGAGATGCAAACTAGGCATCCTGCGCCTCCTTACGTCAGGAATCATCATCGGCACACAGATCACACAG GGAAGCGGAAGAGCGCGGTGGAGCTACTTCAGGAAACGAAGGCCTTGTACGTGAAGAGCGAGACTGTACTGGACCGGAAGCAGGAGCTGAAGAACAGCGGTCATCTTCAGGTGTCGCAATTGAATGCAGCCAGTGCGCCACCCAGACTGCTGAGAAAATGCGGTAACACCTCGACCTGTTCCTTGCAACCGacgtcgccgtcgccgtcgccgtcgcaGTTCCCACCTTCTTCGTTGACACCTCCTTGTTGCTGGGCATCCTGCCACGAACAGGATAAAC ACGGGATACTGAGTCCTCAACAAACACTGCCACCCGCGCTGCCACCCAAGAGTCCACGCCTGATTCCAGTTCCGCAGAGGCGTACGATTTCAGGGCCGCCGAGCAGCACCGGTGGAGATCAGCTCCAGACGAAATTACGTCGATTATTAAACACCGACAGCAAAGAGAACGTATTCTTCCCAGACAGCAGCCCGACCCAGACTGTCGTGCAGTCGAACGGTGTTActcaagaagaaaaatttcgCTATTCTCCTGGAAGCTTGTCGCCAAATTTCCGCGACGAAGATCGTGGAAAG CATTGTTTGCAGCAGGATGCCCGGTTCAAGTTCGGCCGTAGCAACTCGCATTCGCACACCTCTGGAAGGGCTGCGAGAAAGTCGACCAGTTCGCAATCGGTGGAGAACACAGTCTGTCACAAATCTTTGCCCGACCTGCATACAAGCACGCGACGAAGAGCATCTCTTTCGCCACGCGCATCGACCAATTCGTCCAAACCACCAGGACATCATCAAACCGCGAGCAATTGCCCGGATTGCGAAACTAGTTCCGATTATTCTGAGCACAGTTTTAAACGGGACGCGGTTTGCTATCGCAGGTGCTTTAATCATCATAACAT CTCCAGACACATTAGACGTTCCTTCGGTTCAGGTGGTGGCGATGCCAGCAGCGTATTATCCTCGGGTGGTCGAACACAAAAATCATCAGGTTCCAGCAAATTGAGCCATGGAGCAACAGCGAGAGATTCAGGTGGTTCGTCGGGGCATTGTACGCATCGTAGCGAACCTCCTCCAGTGATACAG GACTGTTGGAGTCATATACGCCGTGACAGTGGTGCATCTACCCAACACTCGACGGAAAAGGATCGTTCAAGAAGAGGTAGCTACGCTAACGGTACACCACCATCCGTTGTAAGACACTACAGTCCTGACTCGGAGAGCAGCAACAGTCAAACGGATTATAGTCCGACGTGTAACTCAAG GTTTTCCGATGGTTGGAAAGAAGGTCGTGGTCGACCAATATTGAGATCGAAATCAGACATTAGTGATCGCTATTGGCGTCAAGATAATGGTCGATCTAACAAAGTACCTGCCCGACCTCCTCGGTCAATTACTCAGCTCGAGAGCTTCTTCGATTGTTTGGGCCTCGATTCGGATAATTTTCAACGTATCACGGAGCCAGATTCGAAGACGTCGTCTCCTGTATTTTTTGATAGCGTTAGCTCGGTTGATTCAGCCCTTGGTCTTTACTCTTGGGCTGGGAACAATCAAACAAATCAGGGTAGTCAATGGCAAAACAATGATTGTAGCGTTGGCATGGGCAACGACGATTGCAACCAAAGGGCCAGCGATCCTCCAAGCATCGTCGAGCGGAATGCTCGAATAATCAAGTGGCTTTGTCAGTGTCGGAAAGTACAGTTTGGATACAGTTAA
- the LOC117608609 gene encoding uncharacterized protein LOC117608609 isoform X4 gives MMTTMARLPCKQTSPSQQPRFNNFGNSRNPYWEMQTRHPAPPYVRNHHRHTDHTGKRKSAVELLQETKALYVKSETVLDRKQELKNSGHLQVSQLNAASAPPRLLRKCDGILSPQQTLPPALPPKSPRLIPVPQRRTISGPPSSTGGDQLQTKLRRLLNTDSKENVFFPDSSPTQTVVQSNGVTQEEKFRYSPGSLSPNFRDEDRGKHCLQQDARFKFGRSNSHSHTSGRAARKSTSSQSVENTVCHKSLPDLHTSTRRRASLSPRASTNSSKPPGHHQTASNCPDCETSSDYSEHSFKRDAVCYRRCFNHHNISRHIRRSFGSGGGDASSVLSSGGRTQKSSGSSKLSHGATARDSGGSSGHCTHRSEPPPVIQDCWSHIRRDSGASTQHSTEKDRSRRGSYANGTPPSVVRHYSPDSESSNSQTDYSPTCNSRFSDGWKEGRGRPILRSKSDISDRYWRQDNGRSNKVPARPPRSITQLESFFDCLGLDSDNFQRITEPDSKTSSPVFFDSVSSVDSALGLYSWAGNNQTNQGSQWQNNDCSVGMGNDDCNQRASDPPSIVERNARIIKWLCQCRKVQFGYS, from the exons atGATGACTACCATGGCCAGGTTGCCTTGCAAGCAAACTTCGCCTTCGCAGCAACCGCGGTTCAATAATTTTGGAAACAGCCGAAATCCCTACTGGGAGATGCAAACTAGGCATCCTGCGCCTCCTTACGTCAGGAATCATCATCGGCACACAGATCACACAG GGAAGCGGAAGAGCGCGGTGGAGCTACTTCAGGAAACGAAGGCCTTGTACGTGAAGAGCGAGACTGTACTGGACCGGAAGCAGGAGCTGAAGAACAGCGGTCATCTTCAGGTGTCGCAATTGAATGCAGCCAGTGCGCCACCCAGACTGCTGAGAAAATGCG ACGGGATACTGAGTCCTCAACAAACACTGCCACCCGCGCTGCCACCCAAGAGTCCACGCCTGATTCCAGTTCCGCAGAGGCGTACGATTTCAGGGCCGCCGAGCAGCACCGGTGGAGATCAGCTCCAGACGAAATTACGTCGATTATTAAACACCGACAGCAAAGAGAACGTATTCTTCCCAGACAGCAGCCCGACCCAGACTGTCGTGCAGTCGAACGGTGTTActcaagaagaaaaatttcgCTATTCTCCTGGAAGCTTGTCGCCAAATTTCCGCGACGAAGATCGTGGAAAG CATTGTTTGCAGCAGGATGCCCGGTTCAAGTTCGGCCGTAGCAACTCGCATTCGCACACCTCTGGAAGGGCTGCGAGAAAGTCGACCAGTTCGCAATCGGTGGAGAACACAGTCTGTCACAAATCTTTGCCCGACCTGCATACAAGCACGCGACGAAGAGCATCTCTTTCGCCACGCGCATCGACCAATTCGTCCAAACCACCAGGACATCATCAAACCGCGAGCAATTGCCCGGATTGCGAAACTAGTTCCGATTATTCTGAGCACAGTTTTAAACGGGACGCGGTTTGCTATCGCAGGTGCTTTAATCATCATAACAT CTCCAGACACATTAGACGTTCCTTCGGTTCAGGTGGTGGCGATGCCAGCAGCGTATTATCCTCGGGTGGTCGAACACAAAAATCATCAGGTTCCAGCAAATTGAGCCATGGAGCAACAGCGAGAGATTCAGGTGGTTCGTCGGGGCATTGTACGCATCGTAGCGAACCTCCTCCAGTGATACAG GACTGTTGGAGTCATATACGCCGTGACAGTGGTGCATCTACCCAACACTCGACGGAAAAGGATCGTTCAAGAAGAGGTAGCTACGCTAACGGTACACCACCATCCGTTGTAAGACACTACAGTCCTGACTCGGAGAGCAGCAACAGTCAAACGGATTATAGTCCGACGTGTAACTCAAG GTTTTCCGATGGTTGGAAAGAAGGTCGTGGTCGACCAATATTGAGATCGAAATCAGACATTAGTGATCGCTATTGGCGTCAAGATAATGGTCGATCTAACAAAGTACCTGCCCGACCTCCTCGGTCAATTACTCAGCTCGAGAGCTTCTTCGATTGTTTGGGCCTCGATTCGGATAATTTTCAACGTATCACGGAGCCAGATTCGAAGACGTCGTCTCCTGTATTTTTTGATAGCGTTAGCTCGGTTGATTCAGCCCTTGGTCTTTACTCTTGGGCTGGGAACAATCAAACAAATCAGGGTAGTCAATGGCAAAACAATGATTGTAGCGTTGGCATGGGCAACGACGATTGCAACCAAAGGGCCAGCGATCCTCCAAGCATCGTCGAGCGGAATGCTCGAATAATCAAGTGGCTTTGTCAGTGTCGGAAAGTACAGTTTGGATACAGTTAA
- the LOC117608609 gene encoding uncharacterized protein LOC117608609 isoform X1, whose protein sequence is MMTTMARLPCKQTSPSQQPRFNNFGNSRNPYWEMQTRHPAPPYVRNHHRHTDHTGKRKSAVELLQETKALYVKSETVLDRKQELKNSGHLQVSQLNAASAPPRLLRKCGNTSTCSLQPTSPSPSPSQFPPSSLTPPCCWASCHEQDKPDGILSPQQTLPPALPPKSPRLIPVPQRRTISGPPSSTGGDQLQTKLRRLLNTDSKENVFFPDSSPTQTVVQSNGVTQEEKFRYSPGSLSPNFRDEDRGKHCLQQDARFKFGRSNSHSHTSGRAARKSTSSQSVENTVCHKSLPDLHTSTRRRASLSPRASTNSSKPPGHHQTASNCPDCETSSDYSEHSFKRDAVCYRRCFNHHNISRHIRRSFGSGGGDASSVLSSGGRTQKSSGSSKLSHGATARDSGGSSGHCTHRSEPPPVIQDCWSHIRRDSGASTQHSTEKDRSRRGSYANGTPPSVVRHYSPDSESSNSQTDYSPTCNSRFSDGWKEGRGRPILRSKSDISDRYWRQDNGRSNKVPARPPRSITQLESFFDCLGLDSDNFQRITEPDSKTSSPVFFDSVSSVDSALGLYSWAGNNQTNQGSQWQNNDCSVGMGNDDCNQRASDPPSIVERNARIIKWLCQCRKVQFGYS, encoded by the exons atGATGACTACCATGGCCAGGTTGCCTTGCAAGCAAACTTCGCCTTCGCAGCAACCGCGGTTCAATAATTTTGGAAACAGCCGAAATCCCTACTGGGAGATGCAAACTAGGCATCCTGCGCCTCCTTACGTCAGGAATCATCATCGGCACACAGATCACACAG GGAAGCGGAAGAGCGCGGTGGAGCTACTTCAGGAAACGAAGGCCTTGTACGTGAAGAGCGAGACTGTACTGGACCGGAAGCAGGAGCTGAAGAACAGCGGTCATCTTCAGGTGTCGCAATTGAATGCAGCCAGTGCGCCACCCAGACTGCTGAGAAAATGCGGTAACACCTCGACCTGTTCCTTGCAACCGacgtcgccgtcgccgtcgccgtcgcaGTTCCCACCTTCTTCGTTGACACCTCCTTGTTGCTGGGCATCCTGCCACGAACAGGATAAAC CAGACGGGATACTGAGTCCTCAACAAACACTGCCACCCGCGCTGCCACCCAAGAGTCCACGCCTGATTCCAGTTCCGCAGAGGCGTACGATTTCAGGGCCGCCGAGCAGCACCGGTGGAGATCAGCTCCAGACGAAATTACGTCGATTATTAAACACCGACAGCAAAGAGAACGTATTCTTCCCAGACAGCAGCCCGACCCAGACTGTCGTGCAGTCGAACGGTGTTActcaagaagaaaaatttcgCTATTCTCCTGGAAGCTTGTCGCCAAATTTCCGCGACGAAGATCGTGGAAAG CATTGTTTGCAGCAGGATGCCCGGTTCAAGTTCGGCCGTAGCAACTCGCATTCGCACACCTCTGGAAGGGCTGCGAGAAAGTCGACCAGTTCGCAATCGGTGGAGAACACAGTCTGTCACAAATCTTTGCCCGACCTGCATACAAGCACGCGACGAAGAGCATCTCTTTCGCCACGCGCATCGACCAATTCGTCCAAACCACCAGGACATCATCAAACCGCGAGCAATTGCCCGGATTGCGAAACTAGTTCCGATTATTCTGAGCACAGTTTTAAACGGGACGCGGTTTGCTATCGCAGGTGCTTTAATCATCATAACAT CTCCAGACACATTAGACGTTCCTTCGGTTCAGGTGGTGGCGATGCCAGCAGCGTATTATCCTCGGGTGGTCGAACACAAAAATCATCAGGTTCCAGCAAATTGAGCCATGGAGCAACAGCGAGAGATTCAGGTGGTTCGTCGGGGCATTGTACGCATCGTAGCGAACCTCCTCCAGTGATACAG GACTGTTGGAGTCATATACGCCGTGACAGTGGTGCATCTACCCAACACTCGACGGAAAAGGATCGTTCAAGAAGAGGTAGCTACGCTAACGGTACACCACCATCCGTTGTAAGACACTACAGTCCTGACTCGGAGAGCAGCAACAGTCAAACGGATTATAGTCCGACGTGTAACTCAAG GTTTTCCGATGGTTGGAAAGAAGGTCGTGGTCGACCAATATTGAGATCGAAATCAGACATTAGTGATCGCTATTGGCGTCAAGATAATGGTCGATCTAACAAAGTACCTGCCCGACCTCCTCGGTCAATTACTCAGCTCGAGAGCTTCTTCGATTGTTTGGGCCTCGATTCGGATAATTTTCAACGTATCACGGAGCCAGATTCGAAGACGTCGTCTCCTGTATTTTTTGATAGCGTTAGCTCGGTTGATTCAGCCCTTGGTCTTTACTCTTGGGCTGGGAACAATCAAACAAATCAGGGTAGTCAATGGCAAAACAATGATTGTAGCGTTGGCATGGGCAACGACGATTGCAACCAAAGGGCCAGCGATCCTCCAAGCATCGTCGAGCGGAATGCTCGAATAATCAAGTGGCTTTGTCAGTGTCGGAAAGTACAGTTTGGATACAGTTAA